The Desulfuromonas versatilis genome has a segment encoding these proteins:
- a CDS encoding sensor histidine kinase codes for MPKTIGLRTEILVNIALLLGAALLFAGFLLLKLAERELVSQQILHSGNLLQVLAGALDDGSGDRGLTSRVLPERLKGLLGHLPAGSAPEGWELVGSDLGALAAVAPEAISLAKSSDLDRVRLSGEPSIRVQYPSAWFQAGPAEPGFVLITVPLLRGGEFQGALRAKFSLEPVRDRLAAARGLVLVYVALYGAVLVLFGIYLLGRNVVRPVRRLMEMTRVVAAGDLEQSLPVEGPREIAELAGSFNAMVAALKASRSETEAHIESLRQANEDLRRTRAELVRSEKLASVGHLAAGMAHEIGNPLGAVVGYLEFLKTELPPGEQREIVERSLAESGRIDRLVKDLLDYAAPGPGEATLVDPAEILAEALDMLTHQGAFKHQRIGNHLPATLVPVRAARHKLLQVFVNLLLNAKDACGDGGTIRVSAQQEGSWAKLEVADDGCGMGPEVLRNVFDPFFTTKAPGKGRGLGLSVCHRVIEEAGGRIEVNSKPGEGSVFTVFLKTEEADGHER; via the coding sequence GTGCCCAAAACCATCGGACTTCGCACGGAAATCCTGGTGAATATTGCGCTGCTGCTCGGCGCAGCCCTGTTGTTCGCCGGATTTCTGCTGCTCAAATTGGCCGAGCGCGAACTGGTTTCGCAGCAGATCCTTCATTCCGGGAACCTGCTCCAGGTACTCGCCGGAGCCCTCGACGATGGCTCCGGGGACCGGGGATTGACTTCCAGGGTGCTGCCGGAGCGGCTCAAGGGGCTGCTGGGCCATCTGCCTGCCGGTTCGGCGCCCGAGGGGTGGGAGCTGGTCGGTTCCGACCTGGGCGCCCTGGCGGCGGTCGCCCCCGAAGCGATATCGCTGGCCAAAAGCTCGGACCTCGACCGGGTACGCCTCTCCGGGGAGCCTTCGATCCGCGTCCAATACCCCTCCGCCTGGTTTCAGGCAGGCCCTGCCGAGCCCGGTTTCGTTCTGATTACCGTGCCGCTGCTGCGGGGGGGCGAATTCCAGGGGGCGCTGCGGGCCAAATTTTCCCTTGAACCGGTGCGTGATCGGCTGGCAGCGGCCCGCGGACTGGTGCTGGTCTACGTCGCCTTGTACGGGGCGGTGCTGGTGCTGTTCGGCATCTACCTGCTGGGGCGCAACGTGGTGCGCCCGGTGCGGCGCCTGATGGAGATGACCCGGGTGGTGGCCGCGGGCGATCTGGAACAGTCCCTGCCGGTAGAAGGGCCCCGCGAAATCGCCGAGTTGGCCGGCAGCTTCAACGCCATGGTGGCCGCCCTCAAGGCCAGTCGCAGCGAGACCGAAGCCCATATCGAGTCGCTGCGCCAGGCCAACGAGGATCTGCGGCGCACCCGCGCCGAGCTGGTCCGTTCGGAAAAGCTTGCCTCCGTCGGACATCTGGCCGCCGGCATGGCCCACGAAATCGGCAACCCCCTGGGGGCGGTGGTCGGCTACCTGGAATTTCTCAAAACCGAGCTGCCGCCGGGCGAACAGCGTGAAATCGTCGAACGTTCCCTGGCCGAATCCGGGCGTATCGACCGCCTGGTCAAGGACCTGCTGGATTACGCCGCCCCCGGGCCGGGCGAGGCGACCCTGGTCGACCCCGCGGAGATCCTGGCCGAAGCGTTGGACATGTTGACCCACCAGGGGGCCTTCAAGCACCAGCGGATTGGGAACCATCTGCCCGCCACCCTGGTCCCCGTGCGGGCGGCGCGGCACAAGCTGCTGCAGGTTTTTGTCAACCTGCTGCTCAACGCCAAGGACGCCTGCGGAGACGGCGGGACCATCCGCGTTTCCGCGCAGCAGGAGGGCTCCTGGGCCAAACTCGAGGTGGCCGACGACGGCTGCGGAATGGGGCCCGAAGTCCTTCGCAACGTCTTCGATCCCTTTTTTACTACCAAGGCGCCCGGAAAGGGGCGCGGCCTCGGGCTGTCGGTGTGCCACCGGGTTATCGAAGAGGCCGGGGGCCGAATCGAGGTGAACTCCAAGCCCGGGGAGGGGAGTGTGTTCACGGTATTTTTGAAGACCGAGGAGGCCGATGGCCATGAACGGTGA
- a CDS encoding PilW family protein — MLIDSKIHTARGFSLIELLVVMAILGLVTMATVTLYTNTQRTANTSEEVVDVQQNLRIGLEVFTRDVRLAGLLVPSGQEGVSSAPEFSTDLNGDGDCSDAGESPGAGGDCFSIQAASATGRMARIDIDPPTSPSDTGTQYTLTVATADMVDLFNAGSSDGDWVRIIRPQDSLAPLDRIFRVFAKDRANERLTLTGFNAATEYAAGDVIVRVIDPNGDADGNPNTNPPAALEVISYRLQDDPTSADPAMRRLVRRTSNSGDSVVAEKITDLQLSYIMDDGPDEVTVPAARLGNIVAIRVAIEGATDATKTGMANYSGVKTRRLESVIKLRNR, encoded by the coding sequence ATGTTGATTGATTCGAAGATCCACACCGCCAGGGGATTCTCCCTGATCGAACTGCTGGTCGTCATGGCTATCCTGGGTCTGGTCACCATGGCGACCGTGACCCTGTACACCAATACCCAACGCACCGCCAACACCTCCGAAGAGGTGGTTGACGTGCAGCAGAACCTGCGTATCGGCCTGGAAGTGTTCACCCGGGATGTGCGTCTTGCCGGCCTGCTGGTCCCTTCCGGACAGGAGGGGGTTTCCAGCGCTCCCGAGTTTTCAACGGACCTGAATGGCGATGGCGACTGTTCAGACGCAGGGGAGAGTCCTGGTGCGGGTGGGGACTGCTTCTCCATCCAGGCGGCGTCAGCCACAGGTCGCATGGCACGTATCGACATCGACCCCCCGACCTCGCCCTCTGACACCGGGACCCAATACACCCTGACCGTAGCCACCGCGGACATGGTCGACCTGTTCAATGCCGGATCCTCGGACGGCGATTGGGTGCGCATCATTCGGCCCCAGGACAGCCTGGCACCCCTGGACCGGATATTCCGGGTTTTCGCCAAGGATCGGGCCAATGAGCGGCTCACCCTGACCGGGTTCAACGCCGCCACCGAGTATGCTGCCGGTGATGTCATTGTCCGGGTAATCGACCCCAATGGCGATGCCGACGGAAACCCGAACACCAACCCGCCTGCGGCACTCGAGGTGATTTCCTACCGTCTGCAGGATGATCCGACCTCCGCGGATCCAGCCATGCGGCGGTTGGTGCGCCGTACCAGCAATTCGGGGGATTCGGTCGTTGCGGAAAAAATTACCGATCTGCAACTTTCCTACATCATGGACGATGGCCCCGATGAGGTCACCGTGCCGGCGGCCCGTCTGGGCAATATCGTGGCGATCCGGGTCGCCATCGAGGGGGCCACGGACGCTACCAAGACGGGGATGGCCAACTACTCGGGAGTGAAAACCAGGCGTCTGGAAAGTGTAATCAAGCTCAGGAACCGATAG
- a CDS encoding sigma-54-dependent transcriptional regulator: protein MAMNGDSRRILVVDDEASMRHMLTLVLGKQGYLVVEAGSGAAALRQLGSESFDLVLCDIRMPEMDGLAFLAEIETRKIPATVIMMSAYGSMDTAIECMKKGAYDYISKPFKPDEIVLTLKKAEERLKLRRENQQLKEKLADSAGGAKMVFKSQAMQGVLETVRQVADSSSPVLITGETGTGKELVARALHAEGARREQPFIAVNCSAISAGLMESELFGHLRGAFTGADRPREGLFGAADGGTLFLDEIGEMPLGLQPKLLRVLQEGEVRRIGETKSRKVDVRVLAATARDLKEEVAGNRFRDDFYYRLAVVEIHIPPLRERKEDIPLLARHFVQRIARREGRSVPELGKDALEALQGYDWPGNVRELENLIEKTMIFCRGEVIDLGRLPWEVRRKNRSGSEEYSLKKAIERIEREYIRKALAATSGNRTQAAQMLEISLRSLQYKLKDFGLD, encoded by the coding sequence ATGGCCATGAACGGTGACTCGCGCAGAATCCTGGTGGTGGACGATGAAGCTTCGATGCGCCACATGCTCACCCTGGTGCTCGGCAAGCAGGGCTACCTCGTGGTCGAAGCCGGGTCGGGTGCCGCCGCCCTCAGGCAACTGGGGAGCGAGTCCTTTGACCTGGTGCTCTGCGACATCCGCATGCCGGAGATGGACGGGTTGGCCTTCCTGGCCGAGATCGAAACCCGAAAGATCCCCGCCACGGTGATCATGATGAGCGCCTACGGCAGCATGGACACGGCCATCGAGTGCATGAAGAAAGGGGCCTACGATTACATCTCCAAGCCCTTCAAGCCCGACGAGATCGTCCTGACCCTGAAAAAAGCCGAAGAGCGGCTCAAGCTGCGCCGGGAAAACCAGCAGCTTAAAGAGAAGCTGGCCGACTCGGCCGGCGGCGCCAAAATGGTATTCAAAAGCCAGGCGATGCAGGGGGTGCTCGAGACGGTGCGGCAGGTGGCCGATTCCTCCTCGCCGGTCCTCATCACCGGGGAGACCGGCACCGGCAAGGAGCTGGTAGCCCGCGCCCTGCACGCCGAGGGGGCCAGGCGCGAGCAACCGTTCATCGCCGTCAACTGCAGCGCTATATCGGCGGGCTTGATGGAGAGCGAATTGTTCGGTCACCTGCGGGGGGCATTCACGGGCGCCGACCGGCCCCGGGAAGGGCTGTTCGGGGCTGCCGACGGGGGGACGCTGTTTCTCGACGAGATCGGCGAGATGCCCCTCGGTCTGCAGCCGAAGCTGCTGCGGGTACTGCAGGAGGGGGAGGTGCGGCGCATCGGCGAGACCAAATCGCGCAAGGTCGACGTGCGGGTCCTGGCAGCCACCGCCCGCGATCTCAAGGAGGAGGTCGCCGGCAACCGTTTCCGCGACGATTTCTACTATCGGCTCGCCGTGGTCGAGATCCACATCCCGCCCCTGCGCGAACGCAAGGAGGATATCCCCCTGCTGGCCCGGCACTTTGTCCAGAGGATCGCCCGCCGGGAAGGGCGCAGCGTGCCCGAGCTGGGAAAAGACGCCCTCGAGGCCCTGCAGGGTTACGACTGGCCGGGAAACGTGCGGGAACTGGAGAACCTGATCGAGAAGACCATGATCTTCTGCCGCGGCGAGGTGATCGATCTGGGCAGGCTCCCCTGGGAGGTGCGCCGCAAAAACCGCAGCGGCTCCGAGGAGTATTCGCTCAAGAAGGCCATCGAGCGCATCGAGCGCGAGTATATCCGCAAGGCTCTCGCCGCCACCTCCGGAAACCGGACCCAGGCTGCGCAGATGCTGGAGATCAGCCTGCGCTCGCTGCAGTATAAATTGAAGGATTTCGGGCTGGATTGA
- a CDS encoding pilus assembly PilX family protein, whose product MALILALSMLTLLSILGAIVLTSSNTEVNISGNFRTTQESFYAAERAVEYAMGSETILKTASGEVDLNTDLDSDGDTHLSKLAQGGTNLLTSAENKVSVIGAGELPDSLRAIWGERWAGFYYALSVTGAGPGSRATSRVDAQQVRLWQKSDDSFRTSSGG is encoded by the coding sequence ATGGCCCTGATCCTGGCGCTTTCGATGCTCACCCTGCTCAGTATTCTCGGAGCGATCGTCCTCACATCCTCCAACACCGAGGTCAACATTTCCGGCAATTTCCGCACTACCCAGGAGTCCTTCTATGCGGCGGAGAGGGCCGTTGAATATGCCATGGGCAGTGAAACCATCCTGAAGACCGCCAGCGGTGAGGTTGACCTGAATACCGACCTCGACAGCGACGGCGATACGCATCTTTCCAAATTGGCCCAGGGCGGCACCAACCTGCTGACCTCCGCGGAGAACAAGGTCAGTGTGATCGGCGCGGGGGAATTGCCCGATTCCCTGCGAGCCATATGGGGGGAGCGTTGGGCAGGCTTCTACTATGCCCTGTCGGTCACCGGGGCGGGACCCGGTTCCAGGGCCACCTCCAGGGTCGATGCCCAGCAGGTGCGCCTGTGGCAGAAGTCTGACGATTCCTTCAGAACCAGCTCAGGAGGGTGA
- a CDS encoding type IV pilus modification PilV family protein, which yields MRYPGKGQKGFTLVELLIALTIFAIGLLSLAGMQVTAIQTNSSASSLSAATALAQGVMEEILALDVNHPLIRTNAADATWWSDRVVDGGGGSYDATYDVVRDAPVVGVSTITVTVSNNLGRTINLTGYRRYVD from the coding sequence ATGAGATACCCAGGCAAGGGGCAAAAGGGATTTACCCTGGTGGAGTTGTTGATCGCTCTGACAATATTTGCGATCGGCCTGCTGAGTCTCGCCGGCATGCAGGTCACGGCCATACAGACGAATTCCTCTGCAAGCAGCCTTTCGGCTGCAACGGCTTTGGCCCAGGGAGTGATGGAAGAGATTCTCGCCCTGGATGTGAACCATCCGCTGATCCGGACCAACGCGGCGGATGCCACCTGGTGGTCGGATCGGGTGGTGGACGGCGGTGGAGGCTCCTACGATGCCACCTACGACGTCGTCAGGGATGCCCCGGTAGTTGGGGTGTCGACGATTACCGTCACGGTTTCCAACAACCTGGGGCGCACCATCAACCTGACAGGATACCGACGCTATGTTGATTGA